A portion of the Mustela erminea isolate mMusErm1 chromosome 19, mMusErm1.Pri, whole genome shotgun sequence genome contains these proteins:
- the LOC116579140 gene encoding zinc finger protein 345-like — protein sequence MHRVPDLVWKPNLVIFLEQEKELWGMKRKKRVAIHPAVSSHGTQSFLPKLCIEASFQNVAVGRYKHSALENLHLMIDWKNDGESEEHQRYHEGHNETETTVRNMNLTAQNGEGYKTLWKTSLLKSASSTKQCLSISKGSNQMVKHTYLENENLENLESCLVHAENNYLNHFESRIGLTESNISENQRLKNEEQSAQWDPLERSFTEDSTLQDDQNIAQCGESENKFNEGSNVNKHVRTHFPENHYECDKCVEVSYQSSDLIIHKNIPIGENPCKYNEGGKSVNQSSSVGDYQRIHMERNLHRCNKTGNMLGQSSGLNIHNTVTTGQKTCICEECGKAFDWHTTLSQHQPMRTGEKPYKCEECSKVFIHNSHVNQHDRIHPGEKPYQCEECGKAFNQHSMLTRHQRIHTGEKPYQCEECGKAFNQHSNLIQHHRIHTGEKPYQCKECGQAFNHHSSLTQHHRIHSGEKPYICKECGQSFNQHSNLTRHHRIHSGEKPYICKECGQAFNQHSKLTEHLRIHTGEKPYICKECGQAFNRHSHLTRHHRIHSGEKPYQCQECGKAFNQQSKLTEHHRIHTGEKPYICKECGQAFNRHSHLTRHHRIHSGEKPYICKECGDTFIQHSHLTRHHRIHT from the coding sequence CTGTATCTTCACATGGCACCCAGAGTTTCCTGCCAAAGCTGTGCATAGAAGCTTCTTTCCAAAACGTGGCAGTGGGTAGATATAAACATAGTGCCCTTGAGAATTTACACTTAATGATAGACTGGAAAAATGATGGGGAAAGTGAAGAGCATCAAAGATATCATGAAGGACATAACGAAACTGAGACTACGGTCCGTAATATGAATCTGACTGCCCAAAATGGTGAAGGATataaaacactttggaaaacatccCTTCTTAAGTCTGCTTCTTCTACAAAGCAGTGTCTTTCTATAAGCAAGGGCTCAAATCAAATGGTCAAACATACATATCTGGagaatgaaaatttggaaaatctgGAAAGTTGCTTAGTCCatgctgaaaataattatttgaaccATTTTGAAAGTAGGATTGGATTGACTGagtcaaatatttctgaaaatcagagacttaaaaatgaagaacaaagtgctCAGTGGGATCCATTGGAGAGATCCTTCACTGAGGATTCAACACTACAAGATGACCAGAACATTGCTCAGTGTGGTGAATCTGAGAACAAATTTAACGAGGGTTCAAATGTTAATAAACATGTGAGGACTCATTTTCCAGAGAATCATTATGAATGTGATAAATGTGTGGAAGTCTCTTACCAAAGCTCCGACCTGATTATACATAAGAATATCCCTATAGGAGAAAATCCTTGTAAATACAATGAAGGTGGGAAATCTGTTAACCAGTCCTCCAGTGTGGGTGATTATCAGAGAATTCACATGGAAAGAAATTTACACAGATGTAATAAAACAGGAAACATGTTGGGCCAATCATCAGGACTAAACATACATAACACAGTCACTACTGGACAGAAAACTTGCATTTGTGAGGAATGTGGTAAAGCCTTTGACTGGCACACAACACTATCTCAACATCAGCCAATGcgtactggagagaaaccttacaaatgtgaAGAATGTAGCAAGGTCTTTATCCACAATTCACACGTTAATCAACATGACAGAATTCAtcctggagagaaaccttaccaatgtgaAGAATGTGGAAAGGCCTTTAACCAGCACTCAATGCTTACTCGACATcaaagaattcatactggagagaaaccttaccaatgtgaagaatgtggcaaggcctttaaccaGCACTCAAACCTTATTcagcatcacagaattcatactggagagaaaccttaccaatgtaaagaatgtggccaGGCCTTTAACCATCACTCAAGTCttactcaacatcacagaattcacagTGGTGAAAAACCTTACATATGTAAAGAATGTGGTCAGTCCTTTAACCAGCACTCTAACCTGACtcgacatcacagaattcatagtggagagaaaccttacataTGTAAAGAATGTGGCCAGGCCTTTAACCAGCACTCAAAGCTTACTGAACATctcagaattcatactggagagaaaccttacataTGTAAAGAATGTGGCCAGGCCTTTAACCGGCACTCACACCTGACTCGACATCACAGAATTCAcagtggagagaaaccttaccaatgtcaagaatgtggtaAGGCCTTTAACCAGCAATCAAAGCTTActgaacatcacagaattcatactggagagaaaccttatatATGTAAAGAATGTGGCCAGGCCTTTAACCGGCACTCGCACCTGACTCGGCATCACAGAATTCAtagtggagagaaaccttacataTGTAAAGAATGTGGTGACACCTTTATCCAGCACTCACACCTGACTagacatcacagaattcatacttgA